One segment of Solanum lycopersicum chromosome 1, SLM_r2.1 DNA contains the following:
- the LOC138341332 gene encoding uncharacterized protein, with the protein MLSPRYIGPFEVLKRVGEVAYELALPPGLSGVHPIFHVSMLKRYHGDENYIIRWDSVLLDENLSYEEEPVAILDREVRKLRSKDIASIKVQWKNRTVEESTWDKETDMQARYPHLFTDSCTFSRPCFSSCDRSRTNDG; encoded by the coding sequence atgcttagtccgaggtacattggtccatttgaagttctgaagcgcgtgggggaggtagcttatgaattagccttgcccccagggctctCAGGAGTACACccgatatttcatgtgtctatgctgaaaagataccatggggatgaaaattacatcattcgttgggattcagttcttcttgatgagaatttgtcttatgaggaggagcctgttgccattttagatagagaagtccgcaagttaaGATCAAAGGATATTGCATcaatcaaggttcaatggaagaatcggacagttgaagagtccacttgggacaAGGAGACTGATATGCAAGcaagatatccacaccttttcACAGATTCATGTACtttttctcgcccttgtttttcttcttgtgatcgttcgaggacgaacgatgggtaa